GATCACATAACCAGCCCCTGGCTCTATAAAAAGGGGCGGGCACACTGGAAAAAATACCGTACAACCCTTGAGTCAGCAGGGGCACGTTATGGTGTTGATCCAGCATTTATTGTGGCGCTGTGGGGGATGGAGAGCCGGTTCGGTAGTTATCAAGGTAAACACCCTGTCTTGCGTACCCTGTTTACTTTGGCTGCGGACTACCCCCGCCGAGCTCAGTTTTTTCGATCGGAGTTGCGTCACTTTTTAATTCTATGCCGGGAACAGGGGTGGGACCCTCATGCTCTACATGGCTCCTATGCAGGGGCGATGGGGCACGTGCAAATGATACCCAGCTCTATGCGCCGGTTTGCTGTGGATGGTGACCAGAACGGTAAAATTCAAATTTTTGATAATGCCGTGGATGCCACGCACTCCATTGCCAACTATCTTGGTAAACATGGGTGGGAGGTCGGTGGGCCTTATACCATGCCCGTGTATGGGGTTAGTGACTTAAGCGCCATCAAATCCAAAAAGGTCAAGGCCATGAAACCTTGGTCAGAGTGGAAAAGACTTGGGGTTCGTACCCGTGGTGTGGAGCCTGAACCCAACCGGACTATGGCATTGATCGCGCTTGAAGAGAAGCAAGGTCTGCGTTATTACGGCGTTTTTAATAACTTTCGTGTCATCTTGGATTGGAACCGCTCTACCCGCTTTGCCAAAGTGGTGGGAGAGCTGGCAGAAGGATTTACCCAGTGATAAAGGGTAGAGAGCGAGAGGGTATGTTAAAGCAGATAATTTCGGCGCTTGTTCTGTTGGCCTTGGCTGGGTGTAGTGTTGCACCGCCTGAGCCAGAGTTAGAGCCTATTAAGCCGCCTAAGCCTGGACCGACACCACATGTCAAGGTTGGTAACCCCTATAGTATCGAGGGGATTACCTATCATCCTGTGGCCACAGCCAAGGGGTATGATAAAGAGGGTGTGGCCTCTTGGTATGGTTCAAAGTTTCACGGCAAGCTGACGGCCAATGGTGAGATTTATGATATGCATACCATGACTGCGGCGCATAAAACGCTCCCT
The sequence above is drawn from the Magnetococcus sp. PR-3 genome and encodes:
- a CDS encoding lytic murein transglycosylase, with the protein product MSSNLKRREMLLGAAATAMLLPSLIPSAMAMDDPLKRYAWMAQWVGKDGLDAPWLRQLFQGLQKYPRVIRAMNHQAESKPFHAYRDHITSPWLYKKGRAHWKKYRTTLESAGARYGVDPAFIVALWGMESRFGSYQGKHPVLRTLFTLAADYPRRAQFFRSELRHFLILCREQGWDPHALHGSYAGAMGHVQMIPSSMRRFAVDGDQNGKIQIFDNAVDATHSIANYLGKHGWEVGGPYTMPVYGVSDLSAIKSKKVKAMKPWSEWKRLGVRTRGVEPEPNRTMALIALEEKQGLRYYGVFNNFRVILDWNRSTRFAKVVGELAEGFTQ